A section of the Kluyveromyces lactis strain NRRL Y-1140 chromosome F complete sequence genome encodes:
- the RRG1 gene encoding Rrg1p (weakly similar to uniprot|Q6Q5U4 Saccharomyces cerevisiae YDR065W Hypothetical ORF), which produces MVRPFGEIGSHRKHVLEWYRYSLRNIRANVPTDNLQIELWNTLRQAVRRNRNHKAGWYVRGLLEDLSHLNKYIVGDDIIKLVALKNKYTEQIEPAPEPLQQANKPISGVVVTENMGDESRREKKKRLAPIPGDGDLYRYLLRYYKIYGPTKTIPRKHIDELLRPLAIHERYCKILYRIEYRIAKGPPKVSINYTNAGQSRIWFIRSPFNRKARQSKKLTGIIIKARLRAQDNLDRFRECESKLFYAFQEAQWEYTLIHKQPCSRKFNDVVTQIKSGKSNDIPAVFIDWIKPILEDMDILNRINANTQRKFTESRDHLIDGKQYEYYKQLNQRLYKKRLERFLGLKAELPTTNPFTEEKNLGALLVKWRFLRPDQLVKVKS; this is translated from the coding sequence ATGGTACGACCATTTGGAGAGATAGGAAGTCATAGGAAACACGTATTGGAATGGTACAGATATTCATTACGAAACATTAGGGCCAACGTACCCACTGATAATCTCCAGATTGAGCTTTGGAACACATTGAGACAAGCAGTACGACGTAACAGAAATCATAAAGCTGGCTGGTACGTACGTGGATTATTGGAGGATCTCTCTCATCTGAATAAGTATATTGTCGGCGATGATATAATCAAGCTAGTTGCTCTAAAGAACAAATACACAGAGCAGATCGAGCCTGCTCCAGAACCGTTGCAGCAAGCGAACAAACCAATTTCTGGTGTGGTGGTAACTGAAAATATGGGGGATGAGAGTCgaagggaaaaaaagaagcGATTAGCACCTATTCCTGGTGATGGTGATTTATACCGCTACCTTCTTAGATATTATAAAATATATGGTCCGACTAAAACGATACCTCGTAAACATATCGACGAGCTACTCAGACCTCTTGCAATCCACGAGAGATACTGTAAAATTTTGTACAGGATTGAGTACCGCATTGCCAAGGGCCCCCCTAAAGTTTCTATTAACTACACCAACGCTGGCCAATCCCGAATTTGGTTCATACGATCTCCATTCAATAGGAAGGCACGCCAGTCTAAGAAATTGACAGGAATCATAATTAAGGCACGGCTTAGAGCTCAAGATAATCTCGATAGATTTAGGGAGTGTGAATCCAAACTTTTCTATGCATTTCAAGAAGCACAATGGGAATATACATTGATTCACAAACAACCATGTTCACGAAAATTCAATGACGTCGTGACACAGATAAAGAGTGGTAAGTCCAATGACATCCCTGCAGTGTTCATCGACTGGATAAAACCAATCCTCGAAGATATGGACATTCTCAACCGGATAAATGCTAATACACAGCGTAAATTCACCGAAAGTAGAGATCACTTAATTGACGGAAAACAATATGAATATTATAAACAACTGAACCAAAGACTTTATAAAAAAAGGCTTGAACGATTCTTGGGCTTGAAAGCAGAGTTACCAACGACAAACCCATTTACCGAAGAGAAAAATTTAGGTGCTTTGCTTGTTAAATGGAGGTTCCTTAGACCAGATCAATTAGTGAAAGTTAAATCGTAA
- a CDS encoding uncharacterized protein (conserved hypothetical protein) — protein MSEISVKEYVKRQEELEDEANKLMPYDPSHCTYSMGPIRQPIFACRTCNSIGVCYSCSIQCHSTCDLVELFDKRNFSCDCGTERQFEHGEKFTPCNIRKNTTPDIPDMSNRYGQNFKGLFCSCHREYDPNTTTTMLQCVLGLECNEDWFHDHCILGIEENPDPVTEDRKLPGFPELSSFEGFISWVCIDKYSSIFEKLLSHEACDKIIAHKVYRRDLVSDQNSEGMTLESTKKRGLEEMENSSGSYSLFLKEGYREEFKRLRDSLPEGDSLKSFFMHTAPFLTCEEKVYEPPEEQEQGSLVEMGETALAQNLSHQQTLASLVAFQQIKSKLTDFLRPFAENDKVVSESDIKQFFDTQKK, from the coding sequence ATGAGCGAGATTAGCGTTAAAGAATATGTGAAGCGACAGGAGGAACTGGAAGATGAAGCAAATAAACTGATGCCATATGATCCAAGCCATTGCACTTATTCCATGGGCCCAATTCGACAGCCAATATTCGCATGTCGTACTTGCAACAGTATAGGAGTGTGCTATTCATGCTCTATTCAGTGTCACAGTACCTGTGACTTGGTGGAACTTTTCGATAAGAGGAATTTCAGTTGCGATTGCGGTACAGAAAGGCAGTTTGAACACGGTGAGAAGTTCACACCTTGTAAtataagaaagaatacTACACCAGATATACCAGACATGAGTAACAGGTATGGCCAGAATTTCAAAGGGTTATTTTGCTCTTGCCATAGAGAGTATGACCCGAATACAACGACAACGATGTTACAATGCGTCCTTGGCTTGGAGTGCAATGAGGACTGGTTTCATGATCACTGCATTCTAGGGATAGAAGAAAACCCAGACCCGGTTACAGAAGACAGAAAGCTACCAGGATTCCCTGAACTGTCAAGTTTCGAAGGATTTATCTCATGGGTTTGTATTGACAAGTACAGCTCGATATTTGAAAAGCTTTTATCACACGAAGCGTGTGATAAAATCATAGCACATAAAGTGTACAGGAGAGATCTGGTATCGGATCAGAACTCCGAGGGAATGACATTGGAAAGTACCAAGAAAAGAGGGctagaagaaatggaaaactCTTCGGGTTCATATTCattattcttgaaagaagGATATAGGGAAGAATTTAAACGATTAAGGGATTCACTTCCAGAAGGTGACTCCTTGAAAAGCTTTTTCATGCACACAGCACCATTCCTCACTTGTGAAGAGAAAGTTTATGAACCCCCGGAGGAACAAGAGCAAGGATCTCTTGTAGAAATGGGAGAAACGGCCCTAGCTCAAAACTTGTCTCATCAGCAAACTCTAGCCAGTCTAGTCGCTTTCCAGcaaataaaatcaaaactaACAGATTTCCTACGACCATTTGCGGAAAACGATAAGGTCGTTAGTGAATCTGATATCAAGCAGTTTTTTGATACTCAGAAAAAATGA
- the EMP65 gene encoding Emp65p (similar to uniprot|P40085 Saccharomyces cerevisiae YER140W Hypothetical ORF), whose protein sequence is MSSQDSEAHLKRRKARSKESSSGAGRRVSVEQDVNTVSSSIKNFIYQEILPQTAKVFEEEPCDQSEKSVEYDLEQIANILRVPFQVEQFFVFAILTCLNCFLYYFTIIPLRVFHVLVVKRDGPKRIRQELLTTAMILGPCSILNVLDTSRIYHKIKGQNAIKLYMIFQVLEMTEKLLSSVGLDLYSIIMLKKSAKHKTEMVMLYIACCLCLSFHALIYIYQILAMNVAVNSYSNSLWTLLLSMQFSELKSAVFKRIDKEGLFQLTMADVVERFQLIVFLTVIAVRNFIVARKSLRDVLPHSWNVHSTQSLIVGIFIGPIVTVIGSELIVDWIKHAYIIKFNRIRAHIYERYLQILSKDNLSNSIQFQKRLGLPFPPLIVAFLVLVWPAIRQTIKNNIIWSTVLIIFGFLWALLTKLTLQAILLRWTLHIQNKQASLHPDPLYINGHLSAGRGMMDEDARKMTHSSQTRTYSPTITPPGSPKLAAFEKKASIPPSLNEQRTKRDLKHPKSLESVERYKMVSKRIW, encoded by the coding sequence ATGAGTTCACAGGATTCTGAAGCCCACCTCAAAAGGCGAAAGGCGAGGTCTAAGGAAAGCAGTTCTGGTGCTGGGAGAAGGGTATCGGTTGAACAAGACGTGAATACGGTGTCATCATCGATAAAGAACTTTATATACCAGGAGATTCTTCCCCAAACAGCCAAGGTATTCGAAGAGGAACCATGTGATCAGAGTGAGAAGTCTGTTGAATATGATCTGGAGCAGATTGCGAACATACTGAGGGTACCATTCCAAGTCGAGCAATTCTTTGTCTTTGCGATATTGACTTGTTTGAACTGCTTCTTGTATTACTTTACCATTATACCACTTAGGGTATTCCATGTATTAGTGGTGAAACGAGATGGTCCTAAAAGAATACGACAAGAGCTTCTTACTACTGCGATGATTCTTGGACCCTGTTCGATATTGAATGTCCTTGACACCTCAAGAATATATCATAAAATTAAGGGCCAAAATGCTATTAAACTATACATGATATTTCAGGTTCTTGAGATGACAGAAAAGCTCTTATCAAGTGTTGGCCTTGATCTATATTCAATTATCATGCTCAAGAAGAGTGCCAAACATAAGACAGAGATGGTAATGCTATATATTGCATGTTGTTTATGTTTAAGTTTCCACGCGTTGATATACATCTACCAGATTCTTGCCATGAACGTTGCGGTAAACTCGTATTCTAACTCCTTATGGACGCTACTGTTGTCAATGCAGTTTTCAGAGTTAAAATCTGCAGTTTTCAAGAGAATTGATAAAGAAGGATTGTTCCAATTGACTATGGCTGACGTCGTGGAAAGATTCCAGTTGATCGTATTTCTAACGGTCATTGCAGTGAGAAACTTTATCGTAGCAAGAAAGAGCTTGCGCGATGTTTTACCACACTCATGGAATGTTCATTCTACACAGTCCTTGATAGTTGGTATATTTATAGGGCCGATTGTCACAGTAATTGGAAGTGAATTGATAGTGGATTGGATCAAGCACGCATatattatcaaattcaacagAATCAGAGCGCATATCTATGAAAGGTATTTGCAAATTCTTTCCAAGGACAACCTATCCAACAGTATCCAATTCCAAAAGAGGTTAGGTTTGCCGTTCCCGCCACTAATAGTAGCCTTCCTAGTACTGGTATGGCCTGCCATCAGGCAAACGATCAAGAATAATATCATCTGGTCCACTGTTCTGATAATATTTGGATTCCTATGGGCTCTACTCACAAAGCTAACACTTCAAGCAATACTGTTGAGATGGACGTTACATATCCAAAACAAACAAGCCAGCTTGCACCCAGATCCTTTGTATATCAATGGCCATCTCTCTGCTGGAAGAGGAATGATGGATGAGGATGCCCGCAAAATGACACACTCTAGCCAGACAAGAACTTATTCACCAACAATTACACCACCAGGATCGCCAAAACTCGCTgcttttgaaaagaaggcaAGCATCCCACCTAGCCTCAACGAGCAAAGAACCAAGAGAGATCTGAAGCATCCTAAATCGCTAGAGTCCGTTGAAAGATACAAGATGGTATCAAAGAGGATTTGGTAA
- the MCM2 gene encoding MCM DNA helicase complex subunit MCM2 (highly similar to uniprot|P29469 Saccharomyces cerevisiae YBL023C MCM2 Protein involved in DNA replication component of the Mcm2-7 hexameric complex that binds chromatin as a part of the pre-replicative complex), whose product MSDNDEINNGRRRRRRADDDEDEDDSLSTQPREGGANIPSSPQFEDPLGSPDEIDFENPDNDGDEAVNVQEDLEDVEERMNEVDLMGDDMYRDYASNTEHDTYERRGVDDQEQQELSLAERRRIDAQLNERDRLVHRNTAYLDDDDGEGAGAHNLDAMGLPVQRRRRRRQYEEADDDLLSDMDIDPLADELSLESLADVKASSYSEWITQPNVSRTIARELKSFLLEYTDESGKSVYGARIRTLGEMNSESLEVNYRHLVESKAILALFLAKSPEEMLKIFDTVAMEATQLHYPDYTRIHSEIHVRISDFPSILNLRALRETHLNSLVRVSGVVTRRTGVFPQLKYVKFNCLKCGATLGPYYQDSNEEIKISFCTNCRSKGPFRINMEKTLYRNYQRITIQESPGSVPAGRLPRHREVILLWDLVDIAKPGEEVEVTGIYKNTYDGNLNAKNGFPVFATVLEANSVKRREGGLHDGDEHEGLDAFSWTEDEEREFRKMSRDRGIIDKIISSMAPSIYGHRDIKTAIACSLFGGVPKNINGKHSIRGDINILLLGDPGTAKSQILKYVEKTANRAVFATGQGASAVGLTASVRKDQITKEWTLEGGALVLADKGVCLIDEFDKMNDQDRTSIHEAMEQQSISISKAGIVTTLQARCSILAAANPIGGRYNSTLPLSQNVNLTEPILSRFDILCVVRDLVDEESDNRLASFVVDSHIRSHPDKDLDDFDDGNVPTENPNGEGDEETPLSAKQRRLQNLRKREEEISPISQHMLMKYIHYARTKVYPKLHQMDMDKVSRVYADLRRESVTTGSFPITVRHLESILRIAEAFAKMRLSEFVSSWDLDRAIKVTVDSFVGAQKISVRRQLQRSFAVYTMGTM is encoded by the coding sequence ATGtctgataatgatgaaataAATAACGGAAGgaggagaagaagaagagctgatgatgatgaggatgaggatgattCTTTGTCTACACAACCCCGTGAAGGTGGCGCTAACATCCCTAGTTCTCCACAGTTTGAAGACCCGCTTGGATCTCCAGATGAGATAGATTTTGAGAATCCAGATAACGATGGAGATGAAGCTGTCAATGTTCAAGAGGATCTTGAAGAtgtggaagaaagaatgaatgaaGTCGATTTGATGGGTGATGATATGTACCGTGATTACGCTTCAAACACAGAACATGATACGTATGAAAGAAGAGGAGTCGACGACCAGGAGCAGCAAGAGTTGTCGCTCGCTGAGCGTAGAAGAATCGATGCACAATTGAACGAGAGAGATCGTTTGGTGCATAGGAACACAGCATACcttgatgatgatgatggcGAAGGAGCTGGTGCGCATAATTTGGATGCTATGGGTCTTCCAGTACAGAGGAGACGTAGAAGACGTCAATACGAAGAAgcagatgatgatttgtTATCAGATATGGATATAGATCCGTTGGCAGATGAGCTCTCGTTGGAATCTTTGGCAGATGTGAAGGCATCAAGTTATTCTGAATGGATCACTCAACCGAATGTATCACGTACTATTGCCAGAGAGTTGAAATCGTTTTTGCTTGAATATACTGATGAGTCAGGTAAATCCGTTTACGGTGCTCGTATCAGAACTCTCGGTGAAATGAACTCTGAATCCTTGGAAGTTAATTATAGACATTTGGTAGAATCCAAGGCCATTCTAGCCCTATTTTTAGCCAAATCTCCCGAagaaatgttgaaaatattTGATACAGTGGCTATGGAAGCTACACAACTACACTATCCCGATTATACTCGTATTCACTCGGAAATTCACGTAAGAATCTCGGATTTCCCTAGTATATTGAACTTACGTGCTTTACGTGAAACtcatttgaattctttAGTTAGAGTTAGTGGTGTCGTGACAAGAAGAACTGGTGTCTTCCCACAACTTAAATACGTTAAATTCAACTGTTTGAAATGTGGTGCCACACTTGGGCCTTACTATCAGGAttcaaatgaagaaattaaaatcTCGTTCTGCACAAATTGTAGATCTAAGGGTCCCTTCAGAATTAATATGGAAAAAACTCTGTACCGTAATTACCAAAGAATCACCATCCAAGAATCACCAGGGTCTGTTCCAGCCGGTAGATTACCACGTCACAGAGAAGTCATTTTGTTGTGGGACTTGGTTGATATCGCAAAACCTGGTGAAGAAGTCGAAGTGACAGGAATCTATAAGAACACATATGACGGTAATTTGAATGCAAAGAACGGGTTCCCCGTTTTCGCAACAGTACTGGAAGCCAATTCAgtgaagagaagagaaggCGGATTGCATGATGGTGATGAACACGAAGGGCTGGATGCCTTCAGTTGGACAGAAGACGAAGAGCGTGAATTCAGAAAGATGTCTCGTGACAGAGGAATCATCGATAAAatcatttcatcaatgGCTCCATCTATTTATGGGCACAGGGATATCAAGACAGCAATTGCATGTTCTTTATTCGGAGGTGTTCCTAAAAACATTAACGGTAAGCATTCCATCCGTGGTGACATAAACATTCTACTTCTCGGTGATCCAGGTACTGCCAAGTCccaaattttgaaatacgTGGAAAAAACTGCCAACAGAGCTGTCTTCGCTACAGGTCAAGGTGCTTCTGCAGTCGGTTTGACAGCTTCTGTCAGGAAGGACCAAATAACTAAAGAGTGGACTCTTGAAGGTGGTGCGTTAGTGCTTGCGGATAAGGGTGTTTGTttgattgatgaattcGATAAGATGAACGATCAGGATCGTACTTCTATTCACGAAGCAATGGAACAGCAAAGTATATCCATCTCTAAGGCAGGTATCGTTACCACGTTACAAGCCAGATGCTCTATTTTAGCTGCCGCCAACCCGATCGGTGGTCGTTACAACTCTACTCTTCCGTTATCACAAAATGTCAATTTGACTGAACCAATTTTGTCAAGATTCGATATCCTCTGCGTGGTAAGAGATTtggttgatgaagaaagtgaTAATCGGCTAGCATCTTTCGTCGTTGATTCACATATCAGGTCTCATCCAGACAAGGATCTGgatgattttgatgatggTAACGTTCCAACGGAAAATCCTAATGGGGAGggtgatgaagaaactCCGTTATCTGCCAAACAAAGACGCTTGCAGAACCTTCgtaaaagagaagaagaaatttcGCCCATATCTCAGCATATGCTAATGAAGTATATTCATTACGCAAGAACTAAAGTTTACCCTAAGTTACATCAAATGGATATGGACAAAGTGAGTAGGGTTTATGCTGATTTGAGACGAGAGAGTGTCACTACTGGTTCATTCCCGATCACCGTTCGTCATTTGGAATCTATCTTAAGAATTGCTGAAGCCTTCGCGAAAATGAGATTATCAGAATTCGTTTCCTCATGGGATTTAGACAGAGCAATTAAAGTAACAGTGGACAGTTTTGTGGGTGCACAAAAGATTAGTGTACGTCGCCAACTACAAAGATCTTTCGCTGTTTATACTATGGGAACAATGTGA
- a CDS encoding NAD-dependent succinate-semialdehyde dehydrogenase (similar to uniprot|P38067 Saccharomyces cerevisiae YBR006w UGA2 succinate semialdehyde dehydrogenase involved in the utilization of gamma-aminobutyrate (GABA) as a nitrogen source) produces the protein MFRNSNTLRTLNLLRKMSSKIENDYLIQTKAFINGKWTETDDKFAVTNPSTGDTIREVTNCGVSDFNKAIEIAHDAFGTFRQTNVRERAQILDNIYNLMLENKQDLAKILTLENGKPYKDSLGEIVYSAMFFKWFAEEAPRIYGDIIPSAVSSDQKIFTIRQPLGVIGILTPWNFPSAMIARKLAPVIATGNTCVIKPAHETPLSALALGVIAEKAGLPAGVCNILPTNHTSEIGEYVCEHELVKKITFTGSTKIGQLLMGQSSKGKNIKKFSMELGGNAPYIVFKDADLDRALDGIIGCKFRQSGQTCICANRIFVHEDLYDEFSKRLVDKIDKTFKLGDGFQDGVTHGPLIHDKSIDKVASLVQDAKTKGADVLIGGSRASSLGPLFYQPTVLGNVTESMDIFYEEIFGPVAPLIKFKDVDEVIKRANDTDVGLAGYFYSQNISTIFDAAEKLNVGMVGVNTGEISEPAVPFGGVKNSGLGKEGSKYGIDDYTELKAIIVAP, from the coding sequence ATGTTCCGCAACTCGAATACCCTAAGAACGCTAAACCTATTAAGAAAGATGTCTTCTAAAATTGAGAACGATTATTTGATACAAACCAAGGCCTTTATCAACGGTAAATGGACAGAAACTGACGACAAGTTTGCTGTAACCAATCCCTCCACCGGTGATACGATCCGTGAGGTTACGAACTGCGGTGTTTCAGATTTTAACAAGGCTATCGAAATTGCCCATGATGCATTCGGGACGTTCAGACAGACCAACGTCAGAGAGCGCGCGCAGATCTTGGACAATATATACAACTTGATGCTAGAGAACAAGCAGGATCTAGCCAAAATCTTAACTTTGGAGAACGGTAAACCGTACAAGGACTCACTAGGTGAGATTGTGTACTCTGCaatgttcttcaaatggTTTGCTGAAGAGGCTCCAAGAATTTATGGAGATATTATTCCAAGTGCTGTATCCAGTGACCAAAAGATCTTTACAATAAGACAACCATTGGGTGTTATTGGTATTCTAACTCCGTGGAATTTCCCTAGCGCAATGATTGCTAGAAAGTTAGCACCAGTCATTGCTACTGGTAATACATGTGTCATCAAACCTGCTCATGAAACTCCGTTGAGTGCATTGGCGTTAGGGGTGATCGCAGAGAAAGCCGGTCTTCCTGCAGGTGTATGCAATATCTTACCAACTAATCACACAAGTGAAATAGGTGAATACGTTTGCGAACATGAATTGGTCAAGAAGATCACTTTCACTGGCTCAACTAAAATCGGTCAATTGTTAATGGGACAATCAAGCAAGGGaaagaatatcaagaaattctCTATGGAATTGGGGGGTAATGCACCATATATCGTCTTCAAGGACGCTGACTTAGACCGTGCCTTAGATGGAATAATCGGATGTAAATTCAGACAATCCGGACAAACTTGTATCTGTGCAAACAGAATCTTTGTGCATGAAGATCTTTACGATGAATTCAGTAAGAGGTTGGTTGATAAGATCGACAAAACCTTTAAATTAGGCGATGGGTTCCAAGACGGTGTCACTCACGGTCCATTGATCCATGACAAATCCATTGACAAAGTCGCATCTTTAGTTCAGGATGCAAAAACGAAGGGAGCAGACGTCTTGATAGGTGGCTCAAGAGCTAGTTCTTTAGGTCCATTATTCTACCAACCAACAGTACTTGGTAATGTAACCGAGTCCATGGATATATTttatgaagaaatctttggaCCTGTTGCTCCATTAATTAAGTTTAAGGATGTGGATGAAGTCATCAAACGTGCTAATGACACGGATGTCGGTTTAGCAGGCTACTTCTACAGTCAAAATATTAGCACCATTTTTGATGCCGCAGAGAAACTAAATGTTGGTATGGTTGGTGTCAACACTGGAGAAATCAGTGAACCTGCAGTACCTTTCGGTGGTGTTAAGAATTCAGGTTTAGGTAAAGAAGGTTCTAAGTATGGTATCGATGATTACACTGAATTGAAGGCCATCATTGTGGCACCATAG
- the RTR1 gene encoding RNA polymerase II subunit B1 CTD phosphatase RTR1 (similar to uniprot|P40084 Saccharomyces cerevisiae YER139C Hypothetical ORF), whose amino-acid sequence MATIEEIKEVVLKPYTNHRQLTIREVETISINLIDLLITKDVKDARTMKYISRFLTKQDYADLVQERNLVKRCGYPLCSKSQARVRDPFADVQMTNFLRQNNPYAYLTEYCTKAHFRCSQFYQFQLSDEALFARVGVHLDDYEPPSEIQLLEEVLARESDVKQMIRGMTDLKLADDDSREEMERDISDMLADIKIVEINEPNIIGDLGRDR is encoded by the coding sequence ATGGCtaccattgaagaaatcaaagagGTTGTATTAAAACCCTATACAAACCATCGACAATTGACCATAAGGGAAGTGGAAACTATAAGTATCAATTTAATAGACTTATTGATTACAAAAGACGTGAAAGATGCAAGGACGATGAAATACATTTCAAGGTTCCTTACCAAACAGGATTATGCGGATCTAGTCCAAGAAAGGAACTTGGTGAAGCGTTGTGGATATCCACTCTGTAGCAAAAGCCAGGCGAGAGTACGTGATCCCTTCGCAGATGTACAGATGACCAATTTCTTAAGACAAAATAACCCATATGCATACCTTACAGAATACTGTACTAAGGCTCATTTTAGATGTTCACAGTTTTACCAGTTTCAGCTCTCAGACGAGGCTTTGTTTGCTAGGGTCGGTGTACATCTTGACGATTATGAGCCACCTAGTGAGATACAATTGCTCGAAGAAGTACTAGCTAGAGAGTCTGATGTTAAGCAGATGATTCGTGGTATGACTGATTTGAAACTCGCGGACGATGATAGTAGAGAGGAAATGGAAAGGGATATCAGTGACATGTTAGCTGATATTAAGATCGTAGAGATCAACGAGCCAAATATCATTGGAGATTTAGGACGAGATAGATGA